In a genomic window of Prochlorococcus marinus subsp. marinus str. CCMP1375:
- the ilvD gene encoding dihydroxy-acid dehydratase, whose product MKLRSSAITQGVQRSPNRAMLRAVGFEDDDFNKPIIGIANGYSTITPCNIGLNDLAKQAEKAIKDWDGMPQMFGTITVSDGISMGTEGMKYSLVSREVIADSIETACNAQSMDGVLAIGGCDKNMPGAMLAMARMNIPGIFVYGGTIKPGKLNGEDLTVVSAFEAVGQLTSGKITKEKLIEVEKHCIPGAGSCGGMFTANTMSAAIEAMGLSLPHSSTMAAEDQEKIKSTQKSAEVLIKAIKENIRPLDLLTKQAFENAISVVMAVGGSTNAVLHLLAIAHSSGVELSLDEFEKIRQRVPVLCDLKPSGKYVTVDLHKAGGIPQVMKILLEAGLINENCRTIENKTIKEMLLDVPAEPPSDQDVIRPFDSPVYKKGHLAILKGNLATEGSVAKISGIKEPILTGPAKVFESEEDCLKAILTEQIHSGDVVVIRNEGPVGGPGMREMLAPTSAIVGQGLGEKVALITDGRFSGGTYGLVVGHVAPEAAVGGNIALIQDGDSITVDAIQKLIQVNIEEAELKRRRSLWVKPKPKYNSGVLGKYATLVSSSSKGAVTDQNC is encoded by the coding sequence ATGAAGCTTAGATCAAGCGCAATAACTCAAGGCGTACAGAGATCGCCAAACAGAGCAATGCTTCGTGCTGTTGGGTTTGAAGACGATGATTTCAACAAACCAATAATAGGTATTGCAAATGGGTATAGCACTATCACGCCTTGTAATATTGGGCTAAATGATTTGGCAAAACAAGCAGAAAAAGCAATAAAGGATTGGGATGGTATGCCTCAAATGTTTGGAACAATTACTGTTAGTGATGGAATATCTATGGGGACTGAAGGGATGAAATACTCCTTGGTCTCTAGAGAAGTAATAGCCGATTCAATAGAAACTGCATGCAATGCTCAAAGCATGGATGGAGTGTTAGCAATAGGTGGTTGCGATAAAAACATGCCTGGTGCAATGCTAGCCATGGCAAGAATGAATATTCCAGGGATATTTGTTTATGGGGGAACGATCAAACCAGGAAAATTAAATGGCGAGGATTTGACAGTTGTAAGTGCATTTGAAGCTGTGGGGCAATTAACTAGTGGGAAAATAACAAAAGAAAAATTGATTGAGGTTGAAAAACATTGCATTCCAGGGGCTGGTAGTTGTGGAGGTATGTTTACAGCAAACACAATGTCAGCAGCCATTGAAGCTATGGGACTAAGTCTTCCTCACAGTTCAACCATGGCTGCTGAGGATCAAGAAAAAATAAAAAGTACTCAAAAAAGTGCCGAGGTTCTTATTAAAGCTATCAAGGAAAATATTCGCCCATTAGATTTATTAACCAAGCAAGCATTCGAGAATGCAATAAGTGTAGTAATGGCAGTTGGGGGCTCTACAAATGCTGTGCTTCATCTTTTAGCAATTGCTCATTCATCGGGAGTTGAACTTTCTCTTGACGAATTTGAAAAGATACGTCAACGAGTTCCGGTACTTTGTGATTTAAAGCCCAGTGGTAAATATGTGACTGTTGACCTACACAAAGCAGGAGGCATTCCACAAGTCATGAAAATACTTCTTGAAGCAGGATTGATTAATGAAAATTGTAGAACAATAGAAAACAAAACAATCAAGGAAATGCTGCTCGATGTTCCCGCAGAGCCCCCATCAGATCAGGATGTTATTCGGCCTTTCGATTCGCCGGTCTATAAAAAAGGTCATTTAGCAATTCTCAAAGGAAATCTTGCAACTGAGGGAAGCGTTGCAAAAATCAGTGGTATAAAAGAACCAATCCTTACAGGTCCAGCAAAAGTATTTGAAAGTGAAGAAGATTGCTTAAAAGCAATACTTACTGAACAAATTCACTCAGGTGATGTAGTAGTCATAAGAAATGAAGGCCCAGTTGGTGGGCCAGGGATGAGAGAAATGCTCGCTCCAACATCTGCAATTGTTGGTCAAGGTCTTGGTGAAAAAGTTGCTTTAATTACTGACGGACGTTTTAGTGGCGGAACATATGGACTAGTAGTTGGTCATGTCGCACCAGAAGCAGCCGTTGGAGGGAATATTGCTCTAATTCAAGATGGTGACAGCATAACTGTTGATGCTATTCAAAAACTCATTCAAGTAAATATCGAAGAAGCAGAATTAAAAAGACGACGTTCACTTTGGGTTAAGCCAAAGCCCAAATACAATTCAGGAGTTCTTGGGAAATATGCAACTTTGGTTAGTAGTTCAAGCAAAGGTGCTGTAACTGATCAGAACTGTTAA
- a CDS encoding membrane protein, whose amino-acid sequence MDQYRDSTTGSLGSLISGAILGAAGLALWLFSEAEKRQQTRKQKAMLYAPRIQDGSEAFESASVTNQDKKSEKLEQRVEKLNAAIADVRKQLEDLGEKD is encoded by the coding sequence ATGGATCAATATCGAGACTCAACAACTGGCAGCTTAGGTTCTCTTATAAGTGGTGCCATTTTAGGAGCCGCAGGTCTTGCTTTATGGCTTTTTTCAGAAGCTGAAAAAAGACAGCAAACTAGAAAGCAAAAAGCAATGCTATATGCTCCAAGGATTCAAGATGGATCAGAAGCTTTCGAGAGCGCTTCGGTAACCAATCAAGACAAGAAAAGTGAAAAATTAGAACAACGTGTTGAAAAATTAAATGCAGCTATTGCTGACGTTAGGAAACAACTAGAAGACCTTGGTGAAAAAGATTAA
- a CDS encoding uracil phosphoribosyltransferase gives MAMTLRVVIPPHPLIGHWLSILRIESTPSPIYSTALEQLGKWLTYEALRDWLPNSKREINTKQGKTEGILIETQIPLIIIPNLPGGLQMWQGAREILPNASLCLGCIPQTIERNAGIIVYCDQIDSGKNLLQNLERLKTLGVESPRIRIITALASTYGLKEIGENFPDLKIYAASVDPTLSENGEIIPGIGNPSLRLNTIITPSH, from the coding sequence ATGGCCATGACATTGCGTGTTGTAATTCCACCACATCCTTTAATTGGGCATTGGCTATCAATTCTTCGAATTGAATCAACACCTTCTCCAATCTACTCAACTGCATTAGAGCAATTAGGTAAATGGCTTACCTATGAAGCGTTAAGAGATTGGTTGCCTAATTCAAAAAGAGAAATTAATACTAAACAAGGCAAAACCGAAGGAATATTAATTGAAACGCAAATCCCTTTAATAATCATTCCAAACTTACCAGGAGGGTTGCAAATGTGGCAAGGAGCCAGAGAAATACTACCAAACGCCTCTTTATGTCTGGGATGTATACCACAGACAATAGAAAGGAATGCTGGGATTATTGTCTATTGCGACCAAATAGATTCCGGCAAAAACCTTTTACAGAATCTTGAGAGGCTGAAAACATTAGGAGTTGAATCACCTCGAATAAGAATAATAACTGCATTGGCCTCAACTTATGGATTGAAAGAGATAGGAGAGAATTTCCCAGATTTAAAAATATATGCGGCATCTGTTGATCCAACACTTTCTGAAAATGGCGAGATTATTCCTGGAATAGGTAATCCATCACTTCGACTTAATACAATAATTACTCCATCGCATTAG
- a CDS encoding pentapeptide repeat-containing protein: MAKIISLLSRFKTIILMGVLIALLFAGVPESWAKRPPEIRNQDDLNITQDMHGQDLSGYEFVKFDLRGINFRDSNLTGAVFNNSKLNGADLHGANLKDALAYASDFEDADLTDSNLSNALLMESSFNNAIIEGADFTDAVLSRIQQKQLCSIADGTNSSTGISTSYSLGC, from the coding sequence ATGGCAAAAATTATTTCTCTTTTATCTCGTTTTAAAACCATTATTTTAATGGGTGTTTTAATTGCCCTTCTTTTTGCAGGAGTTCCTGAGAGTTGGGCAAAAAGACCTCCTGAAATAAGAAATCAAGATGACTTAAACATTACTCAGGATATGCATGGTCAAGATCTAAGCGGCTATGAATTTGTGAAGTTTGATTTGAGAGGTATTAATTTCAGAGATTCAAATCTGACTGGAGCAGTTTTTAATAACAGCAAATTAAATGGGGCAGATTTGCATGGAGCTAATCTTAAAGATGCTTTGGCATATGCAAGCGATTTCGAGGATGCTGATTTGACAGATTCAAATCTTAGTAACGCATTATTAATGGAAAGCAGTTTTAATAATGCAATAATAGAGGGGGCTGATTTTACTGATGCTGTATTAAGTCGAATACAACAAAAACAGTTATGTTCCATAGCAGATGGAACGAATTCATCTACAGGAATATCTACTAGTTATAGTCTCGGCTGTTGA
- the cobW gene encoding cobalamin biosynthesis protein CobW, with protein sequence MSSRIPVTVITGFLGAGKTTLLRNLLKNSNQRLAVIVNEFGSVGLDGDLIRSCGFCPEDDMEGRLVELNNGCLCCTVQDDFLPTMEKLLSRSESLDGIVIETSGLALPKPLLQAIEWPQIRSKVFINGVVTLVDSQALSLGSPVGDVKALEEQRKLDESIDHITPIKDLFSDQLTCADLVLLSRSDLVDSNVVESIKIDISSGLREGTAILPISYGEINPSLILGLRNDKDSHSSFFSNKISSKHEHEHEHEHEHEHLEVISTSICFEANITQSEIKNVLMPLVQNFQILRLKGRFWLPDKPLPLQVQMVGPRMSTWFEKAPEDVWRPEQGGLELVALSLKEGLENEIQLGFNKRFS encoded by the coding sequence ATGTCTAGTCGTATACCAGTCACTGTAATTACAGGCTTCCTAGGTGCTGGTAAGACTACTCTTTTGCGCAATCTTCTTAAAAATAGTAATCAACGTTTAGCTGTAATAGTTAATGAATTTGGGAGTGTTGGTTTAGATGGTGATCTCATTCGCAGTTGTGGATTTTGTCCAGAAGATGATATGGAAGGCAGGCTTGTTGAATTAAATAATGGATGCTTATGCTGCACCGTTCAAGATGATTTCTTGCCTACTATGGAGAAATTATTATCTCGTTCTGAAAGCTTGGATGGAATCGTAATTGAAACAAGCGGCCTTGCTTTGCCTAAGCCTCTTCTTCAGGCTATTGAATGGCCACAAATTAGATCAAAAGTTTTTATTAATGGAGTTGTAACTTTAGTAGATAGTCAAGCTTTATCTCTTGGTAGTCCAGTAGGAGACGTTAAGGCTCTAGAAGAACAACGTAAGCTAGATGAAAGTATTGATCATATTACGCCAATTAAAGATCTTTTCTCTGATCAACTTACTTGTGCGGATCTTGTTTTATTAAGTAGATCGGATTTGGTGGATTCCAATGTAGTTGAATCAATAAAAATTGATATTTCTAGCGGATTAAGAGAGGGGACAGCTATTCTTCCAATCTCTTATGGTGAAATAAACCCTTCTTTAATTCTTGGGCTTCGAAACGATAAGGATTCACATAGCTCATTTTTCTCAAATAAAATTTCATCTAAACATGAACATGAACATGAACATGAACATGAACATGAACATTTAGAGGTCATTAGTACTTCTATTTGTTTTGAAGCAAATATTACTCAATCAGAAATAAAGAATGTGCTAATGCCTTTGGTTCAAAATTTTCAAATTCTAAGGCTTAAGGGACGTTTTTGGCTCCCTGACAAACCTTTACCTCTTCAGGTTCAAATGGTTGGCCCAAGAATGTCTACTTGGTTTGAAAAAGCTCCTGAAGATGTTTGGAGGCCAGAGCAAGGAGGTCTTGAACTGGTAGCTCTATCTCTTAAAGAAGGACTTGAAAATGAAATTCAATTGGGTTTTAATAAAAGGTTTTCTTAA
- a CDS encoding Zn-ribbon protein: MSLELLKSSLEKEDKENTPSVSGRPVEHLLCQHCGGNGYMKSSPNCYHTCLHCLGRGQMKIAS; the protein is encoded by the coding sequence GTGAGTTTAGAATTGCTCAAATCTTCTTTGGAAAAAGAAGACAAAGAAAATACTCCTTCAGTATCGGGAAGACCGGTTGAACATTTGTTATGTCAACATTGTGGAGGTAATGGATACATGAAAAGCAGTCCAAACTGTTATCACACTTGTCTTCATTGCCTTGGAAGAGGACAAATGAAAATAGCTTCATAG
- the purS gene encoding phosphoribosylformylglycinamidine synthase subunit PurS, producing the protein MPNFKAKVQVSLRPSVLDPAGEAAKSAAIKLGVKGISKVRIGKAIDIEIEAPNKQDAIEQVEILSDRLLSNPVIENWSLQLDSAYSSNHD; encoded by the coding sequence GTGCCCAATTTCAAAGCTAAGGTTCAGGTTAGTTTAAGACCTTCGGTTTTAGACCCAGCTGGAGAGGCTGCAAAATCAGCCGCTATAAAACTTGGGGTTAAAGGTATAAGTAAAGTGAGGATTGGTAAAGCCATAGATATCGAAATTGAAGCGCCTAATAAACAAGATGCAATAGAGCAAGTTGAAATACTTAGTGACAGATTGCTTTCTAATCCTGTCATAGAGAATTGGAGCTTACAGCTTGATTCTGCTTATTCATCCAATCATGATTAA
- the purQ gene encoding phosphoribosylformylglycinamidine synthase subunit PurQ: MTIGIVVFPGSNCDRDVHWATQGCLGMSTRFLWHESTDLNGLEAVVLPGGFSYGDYLRCGAIARFAPVLSSLLEFVNKGGKVLGICNGFQILTELGLLPGALTRNQELHFICDTVPLLISSQRTQWFKNYNQSKNIFLPIAHGEGRYQCSESILKKLQDEDSIALKYKNNPNGSINDIAAITNKSGNVLGMMPHPERAADKDIGGIDGIKILQALLSN, translated from the coding sequence ATGACTATTGGTATTGTTGTTTTCCCAGGATCTAATTGTGACAGAGATGTGCATTGGGCTACACAAGGATGCCTTGGAATGTCAACACGCTTCCTTTGGCATGAATCAACTGATCTAAATGGTTTAGAAGCAGTCGTGCTTCCTGGAGGTTTTAGCTACGGAGATTATTTGAGATGTGGAGCCATAGCAAGATTTGCCCCGGTCCTTTCTTCTCTTCTTGAATTTGTTAATAAGGGGGGGAAAGTTCTCGGAATATGTAATGGTTTTCAAATACTTACAGAGCTTGGATTATTGCCGGGAGCTTTAACTCGCAATCAAGAACTACATTTTATTTGTGATACCGTTCCATTGTTAATTTCTAGTCAAAGGACGCAATGGTTTAAAAATTATAATCAAAGTAAGAATATATTCCTTCCAATTGCTCATGGCGAAGGACGTTATCAGTGCAGTGAATCAATACTTAAAAAGCTTCAAGATGAGGATTCAATTGCCCTTAAGTATAAAAATAATCCTAATGGTTCAATAAATGATATTGCTGCAATTACTAATAAATCAGGTAATGTTTTAGGTATGATGCCTCACCCTGAGAGGGCTGCCGATAAAGATATAGGAGGGATTGATGGTATAAAAATTTTGCAAGCCCTTTTGTCTAATTGA
- the fba gene encoding class II fructose-bisphosphate aldolase (catalyzes the reversible aldol condensation of dihydroxyacetonephosphate and glyceraldehyde 3-phosphate in the Calvin cycle, glycolysis, and/or gluconeogenesis): MALVPLRLLLDHAAENGYGIPAFNVNNLEQVQAIMEAASETDSPVILQASRGARTYAGEIFLRHLIIAATETYPNIPVVMHQDHGNDPSTCYSAAINGFTSVMMDGSLEADAKTPSSYEYNVAVTKKVVDFAHSVGVSVEGELGCLGSLETGKGEAEDGHGFEGELSKDMLLTDPSEASDFVAKTKVDALAIAIGTSHGAYKFTRKPTGEVLAISRIAEIHKAIPNTHLVMHGSSSVPQEWLDMINKFGGAIPETYGVPVEEIQEGIRNGVRKVNIDTDNRLAFTAAVREAAAADPTNFDPRHFNKPARKYMKQVCLDRYQQFWCAGQASKIKQESTNYYSGLYAKGTLDPKAAVAV; encoded by the coding sequence ATGGCTCTTGTTCCACTAAGACTCCTCCTTGACCATGCCGCTGAAAATGGCTATGGCATTCCTGCTTTTAACGTAAATAATCTGGAGCAAGTTCAGGCAATTATGGAGGCAGCCTCAGAAACTGATAGTCCAGTAATTCTTCAGGCTTCTAGAGGTGCTCGGACTTATGCAGGTGAAATTTTTCTTCGTCACCTAATTATTGCGGCCACAGAAACATACCCAAACATACCTGTTGTAATGCACCAAGATCATGGGAATGATCCTTCAACATGCTATTCAGCAGCAATAAATGGATTTACATCTGTGATGATGGATGGCTCTTTAGAAGCTGATGCAAAAACACCATCAAGTTATGAATACAATGTTGCTGTAACTAAAAAGGTTGTTGATTTTGCTCATTCAGTTGGAGTGAGTGTTGAAGGCGAACTAGGTTGCCTTGGATCTCTAGAAACAGGCAAAGGAGAAGCAGAGGATGGCCATGGCTTTGAAGGCGAGCTTTCAAAAGACATGTTGCTAACTGATCCTTCAGAAGCTTCTGATTTTGTTGCAAAAACCAAAGTCGATGCTCTTGCGATAGCGATTGGAACAAGTCACGGTGCCTATAAATTCACAAGGAAGCCAACCGGTGAAGTTCTTGCAATTAGTAGAATTGCAGAAATTCATAAAGCAATACCAAACACTCACCTTGTAATGCATGGATCAAGCTCTGTTCCTCAAGAATGGTTAGACATGATCAACAAATTTGGTGGTGCAATTCCTGAAACATATGGAGTTCCTGTCGAAGAAATACAAGAAGGAATAAGAAATGGGGTAAGGAAAGTAAACATCGACACTGATAACCGTCTTGCATTTACTGCAGCTGTTAGGGAAGCTGCAGCAGCTGATCCAACCAATTTTGATCCAAGGCATTTCAACAAACCAGCTAGAAAATATATGAAGCAGGTTTGTCTTGACCGCTATCAACAATTTTGGTGTGCTGGACAGGCAAGTAAGATTAAACAAGAAAGTACAAATTACTATTCTGGCTTATACGCAAAAGGTACTTTAGATCCTAAAGCTGCAGTTGCTGTATAA